A stretch of DNA from Leucobacter luti:
GCCGAGGACGGTGTCCACCTCGGCGATTCCGGCGACGCTCGCGAGGAGCGCTTCACTTGGGGCACTCTCGAATACGACCGTGGCGGTAACGCGTTCGGCGTCGTCGAAGGTGAGGCTGCCGCCTCCTGCAACGGGAAGCGCGACCTCCTCTGCGAGTTCGGCAGGCGCGGTCACGCCCTCCGCCGCCGCCTCGACAAGACGATCAGTGAGCGTCGTCCCCGGCGCCTGTTCCGCCGGTTCCTCTGCGTAGGCCGACGGCCCGATCAGCGTGACAAGCAGCGGGATCGCAGCGCACACTGCAATCCCCTTGAGTACCGTTGCGCGCAAGAATGCTCTCCTTTGTGCTCCCCGATCGGACCTGAGAGTATCCGACACCCGTTGAGAGTATCGAAATCATTGGACATTGTCCACATATTTGCGTGGGATCGGCGTCACTCGCGCGTGCACCACGCAGCACGCCCCCGGCCGCTCGTGCGGTCAGGGGCGTGCTGCAGCGGCGCCCGGCGCCACCTCGGTGTCCTTACTCGGAGCGCTTCCCGGGATCAGGCTCAGCGCCGGCGTCGGCCACTCCGGCTACCGGAACTGCCCCGGTGACCACGGGAACGGTGCCGGTCAAGAGTTCCTCGACCTGCGCTTCGTCGATCTCCCCTGCGAACTGCGCCCGGTACAGCTCGGCATAGGCGCCGTTGCGCGCAAGCAGCGCCTCGTGATTGCCCTGCTCAACGATTTTGCCACTCTCCATCATCAGGATGGTGTCAGCGTCTCGAATCGTGGAGAGGCGATGCGCGATCACAAACGACGTCCGGTCAGTCCGCAGCGCGCTCATCGCTTGCTGCACCAGCACTTCAGTGCGCGTATCGACAGAGGAAGTCGCTTCGTCCAGGATCAACAGTGACGGGTTCGCGATGAACGCGCGCGCGATCGTGAGCAACTGCCGCTCGCCAGCAGACAGCGAAGACGCGTTCTCGGAGATCACTGTGTCATAGCCGTCAGGCAATTGGCGCACAAAGCGATCCACCATCGTCGCTTGTGCGGCAGCGACGACTTCCTCATCGGTGGCGTCAAGCCGACCGTAGCGGATGTTCTCACGGATCGTGCCGTCGAACAGCCAGGCGTCCTGCAGCACCATACCAACGTGCCCACGGAGCTCGGCACGGGACAGCTGGGTAATGTCGATTCCGTCGAGCAGGATCCTGCCAGCATCGAGCTCGTAGAACCGCATCACGAGGTTCACCAGCGTGGTCTTGCCCGCCCCGGTCGGGCCAACAATCGCGACGGTGTGGCCGGGAGTCGCCTCGAGGTTGAGTCCTTCGATAAGCGGCCGCTCGGGGTCATAGCTGAAGTTCACATCCTCGAAGACCACATGCCCTTCGGTGCGGTCGGGGAGGTCCGCGATCGCCGTGTCGGGATCCTGTTCGTCAGCGTCGAGCAGCTCAAACGTGCGCTCAGCCGAGGCAACGCCTGACTGGAGCATGTTTGCCATGCCTGCCATCTCGCCGATCGGCTGCGCGAACTCTCGCGAGTACTGAATGAACGCGGTCACATCACCGAGGGTCATTTGCCCCGCGGTCACGCGGAGTGCTCCGGCGACGGCAATGAGCACATAGCTGAGGTACTGCACGAACTGCATCGCAGGCATGATGGTGCCCGAGAGTGCCTGCGCGCGATACGCGGCCCCAAAGAGGCCCTCGTTGCGCCGGTCGAATTCCTCCGTCATCTCGGTGTCACGGTTGAAGATCCGCACGAGTTCGTGGCCGGTGAACGACTCTTCGATATGCCCGTTCAGGTCGCCGGTGTACTTCCACTGCGCGACAAACAGCTTCTGTGCGCGCACACCGACGACGCCTGCGATGATTCCGGAGAGGGGGAGCGCGATCAAGGCGAGCAGCGCAAGCTGCCAGGACACCGTGAACATCATCGCCGTGATACCAATCACCATCAGCACGGATTGCACCAGCTGCGACAGCGCCTGCTGCAGCGCCTGCTGGATATTGTCGACATCGTTCGTCACGCGAGAGAGCACGTCGCCGCGCTGCCTGCTATCGAAGAAGCTCAGCGGCAGCCGATTGATCTTCGCCTCGATGTCCTGGCGCAATGTGTACACGACCCGCATCACGAGCTTGTTCAGCAGGAAGCCCTGCAGCCACATGAGGAACGAGGCGACCAGGTACAGGCCGAGGACGGTGAGAATCAGGCGGCCGAGCAGCCCGAAATCAATGCCCTCGCCAGGAATCGCGTTCGATCCGGCCAGCATGTCGGCATATGCGTCGTTGCCGGAGTTCCGCGCGGCAGAGATCACCTGCTCAATCGGCACGCCAGCCGGCAAGTTCTTGCCGAGGATGCCGTTGAAGATCACGTCCATCGCCTGGCCGAGAATCTTGGGGGCGATCACCGTGAGGACGACGGAGCCGACCACGAGCAGCACAACGAGTGCGAACAACCACTTCTGCGGCGCGAGCAGACCCACGAGGCGTTTGGCCGCTGGCCAGAAGTGCTTCGCCTTCTTCGCAGCCTGCCCGCCCCAGTCGTCGTTGTCGGGCTGATAATCGTCGGGGAGCTCAAACTCTTCAACGGCCGCGGTCTTCGCGGGCTTTCGATCCTTCTTCGCCATTAGGCAGCCTCCGCCTCTTCAAGCTGGGATCGCACAATCTCGCGGTAGACCTCGCTGGTCTCCAGGAGCTGATCATGGGTGCCGCGGCCAACGATCTCGCCGGCGTCGACGACGAGAATCTGGTCCGCATCGAGAATCGTCGAGACCCGCTGAGCCACGATGATCGTCGTTGCGCCATGCGTCGCGCTCGGCAGTGCAGCGCGGAGCCGAGCGTCGGTCGCAACGTCGAGTGCTGAGAACGAGTCGTCGAAGAGGTACACGCGCGGCTTCGCCACCAGCGAGCGCGCGATCGAGAGCCGCTGGCGCTGGCCACCGGACACACTCGTGCCCCCCTGCGATACGGGCTCCTCAAGGCCAAGCTCCTTGGCGCGTACGAAATCCTCTCCCTGCGCCACGCGCAGAGCCTCCCACAGTTCCTCATCGGTGGCTTCCGAGCGGCCGAATCTGAGATTCGACGCGATCGTGCCCGAGAACAGGTACGGACGCTGCGGCACGAGGCTCATCGCCTCAGCGAGCTGGCCACGCGTGAGCGCAGCGACGGGAGCGCCGTCGATCGTGATCGAACCCTGCTGCGGATCGTAGAGGCGCAGCAGCAGGTTCAACAGCACGGTTTTCCCTGCGCCCGTAGACCCGATAATCGCGGTGGTCTTGCCAGGCTCAGCCACAAAACTCACATTCGTCACCACCGACTGTTCCGCGCCAGGGAAGCCGAAGGAGACTCCACTGAACTCAACGCGCCCAGCTGCCGGGGTGGCTACTGTTTCAACTTTCGGGAATGAGAGCGTCGATTCAGTGTCGAGCAACTCGCGAATACGCTCGGCGCACACGACGGCGCGGGGAATCATCATGGTCATAAAGACCCCCATCATCACCGCTCCGAGGATCTGCAGCAGATACTGCAGGAATGCGGTGAGCGACCCCACCTGTACGACACCGGCCTCGACCCGGTGCCCGCCGAACCACAGCACCGCTGCGGTCGCAACATGGAGCACCATCATGATCACGGGGAACATCATCACGAAGATGTTGCCGACTTTCACCGAGACGTCAGTGATGCCACGGTTCGCCGCCTCATAGCGATCGACCTCGAAATTCTCACGCACAAATGCACGGACCACACGGATGCCCATGATTTGCTCGCGGAGCACGCCATTGATCGTGTCAACACGATCCTGCATCGTGCGAAACAGTGGCAGCAGGAGCCACACGAGGAAGCTCACAATCACGGCGAGCAGCGCGACGGACGCCCACACGAGCCAGGACATGCCCGCGTCTTCGCGCAACGCCATAATGATGCCGCCGATCGCCATGATCGGCGCCGAGACCATGAAGTTCAGGGTCATGAGCACCAGCATCTGGATCTGCTGCACATCATTCGTGCCGCGGGTGATGAGCGTGCCTGCACCGAACTTGGTCGCTTCGAGCGTGCTCAGCGAGTCAACCTTGCGGTACACCTCGCGACGCAGGTCACGCCCGATCCCCATCGAGGTGCGGGAAGCGAAGTAGACCGCAACAACGGCGGTGATGAGCTGCCCGAGCGACACGATGAGCATGAAGCCACCGGTACGCCAGATAAAGCCGATGTCGCCCTGAGTGATGCCCTTGTCAATAATCTGGGCGTTGAGGCTCGGCAGCCACAGTGCAGCAATCGTAGAAAGTAGTTGGAGGACAAACACCGCGACCACAAACAGCCAGTACCGTTTTGCGTGCCGCAGCGCGAGTGAAATGAGGGCCACAGGGCTCCTTTCGTCGCGCGCCAATCGACGCGCACTCTCGCTGGTCAGGCGAGACGCAATCGACGGAGCAGGTCGAAAACACTACCACCTGCCCCCCTCAATTACGAGGCAATTGGGCCAGATCCCGCAAAATTTGCGTATCCGAGACTCAACTTGAGGTCTGTGCACCCGTTCCCTGCAGTGCGGCGGCCACTTCGGCGTCCGTGAGGGGACGCCACGGCGAGTTTTGCGGGAGCACCAACGACGCGTCGGGGCTCTCCCCCTGCGTCCACCACCGCGCTTCGTAGCCCAGTCCGTCAAAGAGCACCCGATCGCCCTGGCGATACTCCGTCGCTTTCACCCAATCGGGGTAGCTGCCTGCGGGCAGTGACGGTCGTTCAACCGGCTTCTCGCCGGGGAGCACCGGCCCAAGCAGGCGCCACGGCTGCGCACCGCTCTCCACTGGTTCGTCCGGCTGCTCATTCTGCGTCCACCACTTCGCCTCATACACGTTGCGGCGCCAAACCACCTTGGTTTCGGCAGGGTACGCAGCCTCGGCATTCCACACGGGATACGGACTCGTGTCAGGATCATCAACGACCGGGCTGCGATCCGGATCCACCTCGGGTGGCGCACCGGCAATCTGAGCGATTTCCCCCGTGCGGTCGGACCCGAGCAGGGCAGCGAACCGCTCATCGCCCTGGTCCACGCCACTGCAAGAATCAGACATCTGCTTCGGATCCGGCCAGTTCGCGTCACAACTGCGATCTCGGTTGAGCGACCACATGGAGAGCCGCACCATGCCTCGCTCATTCGCGAACTCGGCCAGTGCCCGCGCATCAGCGAGCGTGAACACCTCATCACGCACATCGTTCTGGCCGATCATGGGCGTTGCTGCAACTCGGCTCCACGCCGTCGCGTCCCCCAGCGGCATGCCACTCTCCTGGGCCACTGCACGCAACTGCAGCTGCATCGCGCTCAGGCTGCCTCGGATCGTGTCAATCAGCGACTGATCGCCTCCAGAGTTGTAGTTCATCGTCATTGCGTTGACACCAGCGAGCGCGACGCCGGCGTTCAAATAGCTGCGCACCGCGTGCAGCCCATCCGAGGTCAGTCCGTCTGGCGCAACCGGCAGCGTCAACCACACGTCCAGCCCATCGGTTGCGCGCTGCTGCACTGTGGCGATCGCAGCTGCCTGGCGTTCTACCGCCGCGTGATTGGCTAGGAGCTCTCCCTCGAGATCCATGTCAATGCTGCCCAATTCGTAGCGTTCGACGACACTGCGGTAGCCGGACACGAGGTCTGAGGCATCAGTGCACTTCAACGCAAGATCCGCGTTCGCCTGGCCACCGAATGACACCATCGCGGAGCCACCAAGGTTCCGCAACCGGGCGAGACGCCGATCCAGGTCCAGGGTCGCTTCCGCCTCGTCCAGTCCGTAGGCGCCGCCCCAGGTCGGGGTGCAGGCGTGATTCGGGGCGCCAACGATGAACGCGAGCACCACATTCTTCGGCCCGTCAGTCCCCGGGCTCTCGAACGGGAAGCTCGGGGTCGCCGTTACATCGACGTACCCATCGCTCCACGGTTGCCGCTCGCTCGCTTCCTGGTGATCGCGCCATGACCCCCACCCGAACACTGCCCCACCGGCGAGCGCGGCAACGATCACGAGCAGAATCGACAGCCGCACCCACGAGAGCTTGCGCCCCGGAAACCACTTGGACATGACCCCCCAAACCAAGATTCCCGGACCCGGCGCGGTCGATCCACGCCCTCCCGGATAGGATAATCGTGTCACAGTCGGGGGTTCCTCTGCAGCATCTGCGCAGAGCGGCTCCGGGGACGACGGGACAGCTGGTGCGTGATGCGCGCACCCTGTCCGCCTGGGATGGGAGAAGCGCGTGACCGAAGACGCACCGCAGCCGAACGTGCGACGGCGCCAGTGGGGTGCCGAGCGTCGCTCAGAGCCGCTCGCAATCGTGCCGAGCCGCCCGAGCCCCGCAGCGATCGTCTGGGCGCGCCTCGCGATCGTCATCACTGTGCTCTCCTGGTTCCTGTACATGCTCACGACCATCATTCGAATGGTGATCGAGGGACCGCAGGAATCATTCGTCTTCCATCTGCAGACCTGGGTGTACGGACTCACCGTGACCGCACTCACCTTCTCAGCGGTGATGTACCTCACAGCGCGCTACGGTGCGCTCGTGCGCTTTCGAGAGCATCGCCGCGTCGAGCGCGCACTCCTCGACGAGCACTTCGCTCGGTCCGATGATCGTGTTACCGTGCTCATCCCGAGCTACGACGAGGAACCGGATGTCGTCCGGTACACGCTCTGGTCGGCTGCACTGCAGGAGTTCCCAGATATCAGCATCGTTTTGCTCATCGACGACCGCGCCACGGGGCTCACAGGCGACGCCTTCGAACGGCTTGAGCGGACTCGTGCGCTCGGCGCGGAGATCAGCGCTGAGCTCGAGCGGCCACGCGCAGCCGCGCAAGCGGCGCTCGACGCATTTCTCGCCGAAGCGCCGGAGCATCCTGGGCCCGCTGATGCGAAGCGCGCTGCCGACGCTTACGCTGAGGCTGCAGTGTGGCTCGACGATTTCGTGGCAGCTGAGGCGATCACGGATCACATGGCAGAGTTTTTTGCCGAGTACGTGCTGCTGGGGCTCTCGAACGATCTGCGGCTCACACGGCTCGCGCTTGATGCGGCACATGAACAAGGCGGATCCCCTGACCGCGAGCGCTTGCATCAGCTACACCAGCGGCTCGTGTGGATCTTCAGCGCGCAGCTTGGCTCGTTCGAGCGCAAACAGTACGCGTCGCTGTCGCAGGAGCCAAACAAGGCGATGAACTTGAACTCGTACATCTCGCTGATGGGCGGTACCTACCGCATCGTCCGCGACACAGGCGAGCAGATCCTTGAGGAACTTGGCCCCGACGAAGATCCAGCGACCGCGGAACTCGTGATCCCCGATTCTCGCTACTTGCTGACACTGGATGCCGACTCGCAGTTGCTCCGCGAGTACTGCTTGCGACTCGTCTATCTGCTTGAGCAGCCTGAGAATCAGCGCGTCGCCGTCACCCAGACCCCGTACTCTTCGTTCCGCGGTGCGAGCACTCGGATCGAGCGCATGGCAGGGGCAACCACCGATCTGCAGCACATCCAGCACCAGGGACTCACCTATTTCAACGCAACGTTCTGGGTGGGAGCGAACGCGGTCATCCGCACCGAAGCGCTCGACGATATCGCGGTGACCCAGACGGTTGGGGGCTTTGAGATCACGACCTATGTGCAGGATCGCACCGTGATCGAAGACACGGAATCAAGCATCGACCTTGGCCTGCACGGCTGGACGCTCGAGAACTATCCCGAGCGCTTGAGCTACAGTGCGACCCCGCCGGACTTTGGCTCGCTGGTCGTGCAGCGTCGCCGCTGGGCGAACGGCGGCCTCCTGATCATGCCGAAGTTCTTCGAGATGATTCGGGCACGGCGCGGTACGGCCGACCGTGTGCGGCTCACCGAAAAAATGCTGCGCAGCAACTATATGTCGTCACTGGCATGGGCGAGCTTCGGGCTCATCTTCCTGCTCTTCTTTCCGTTCGATTCACGACTGCTGAGTCCACTCGTCGTCGCGGCCGCACTCCCCTACTTCCTCTCGATGGGCCTCGACTTGCGCGCGAGTGGGCATCGCTTCACAGACATATTCCGGATCTACGGCTTCAACCTGATCCTGTTGCCGGTCAACCTCGCCGGGGTACTCAAGTCGGTGCAGCAGGGCGCGACCGGGGCAAAAATCCCCTTTGCCCGCACCCCCAAAGTCACCGGGCGCACCGCGGCCCCCGCCATCTACGTCACTCTCCCGTACGTGATCGTAGCGTTCTCGGTCTTCATTGCGGTCCGCGACAGTATGGCCGGCAACTGGGGCAATGCGGCCTTCGCTGCCTTCAACGCGATCATGGCGACCTGGGCGATCCTCTCGTACATCGGGATCCGCGCCTCGATCGCTGATGCTGCGCTGGGGCTTGTGGGCTGGCTGTATGTCCCGATCAAACCGAAGCGAGTGGCCGCCAAGTCACCTGTTGATCCGACCGCTACCGTGAACTGGCAGGCGATCCTGTACCACGGAGATCGCCGTTTGAGCCGTGACCTCGCGCGTACCAGCGACCGTCGCAGGCGTCTCAGCGGAGTACGTGCTGAGGCGCGCGATGACACCGCCCCAGTACCCCTCCCTGTACCGGCCCCGAGTGGTCGCGCCCGTCGCCGTGCTGCGCGCCACGCATCCGGTCAAAAATAGGCGTCGCGCGGCCGAACCGCGGTGCATTCCCTGGCGCTGGGTTCTGGAGCTGAGTACCCCCTCAGTTTCGCGTTGCACCGTTCCATTTTCGCTGCGGCTCGGGCAGGGTAGGACGTAGGCCCCTTCCGGGATCCTCGGAAGGGGGTTCAGGTGCGGTGGGCAACGCCAGCCGTCTTCCCACCGCAAAAACGGAAAGGGGGACCTTCAGTGCACACTGATATCCCGCAACGCCCGGAAGTCGAACACCTCGCAGCGGTGTCTAGCCCGCACCTCGTCACGATCGTATTGCGCACCACACCGGTGACGACGGAGGCTGAAGCCGCCCGCATCACATTTGGCACACTCACCACGCAGGCGATTGCCCGTCTCACAGAACTGGGCGGATCGCCCACCGAGATTGAGCGCACTGCAGCTGGCCTCCGTGCCCTCCACGATGATGCCCATCTCTGGCGCTACCTCTCACACAGCCTCGTCGTATTCGCGAGCCCGGAACGCACCATCAACTACCGGCTCCCCAACGAACTTGAATCGGAGTGGTTTGCCGGTTCGCACTTCCGGATCGTGCCGATCCTCCGAACGCTCACCTACCCGCACGAGGCACGCGTGCTCGCCCTCAGCCAGAACGCGGTCCGCCTGATCGCGATCGGGCCGGATCACCCGGGCGTAGAAGTACCCGTGCCCGAACTCCCCAGTGATCTCCTCGACACTTTCAATGTCGAGGATCCCGGGATCGAGTCACACCAGCGCCGACTCCACAGCCCTGAGGGCCAGACCCCGCGCTTGCTCGCGTACACACGAGCGGTGGACCGAGCGATCGCACCCGTGCTTCGAGCGACCCGGGTGCCGCTGATCCTCGCTGCGACGCAGCCACTTGCGGGCATGTTCCGATCAATTACCTCCGCGACCGAGTTCCTCGATGCAACGATCGACGGGAACCCAGACGAGCGAACAGCGGCCGAGCTGGATGAGGCTGCTCGCACGATCCTCGATGCGCACTACGCGGCGGAACTCGCGGCGGACGCTGAGCGTTTCGAGACGCGGAGGGCGAACGGCAAGGCCGTCACGGATCTCACGGACGTCGCGAGAGCCGCGGTTGCTGGCGCCGTCGCCACGCTCTACGTCGATATCGATGCGCACCCGGTTGGTGCACTGGATACTCTGACGGGAACGGTGTCGGCCGAGTCAGATCCCGGCCGCAGCCTCGTCGATCAGATCGCCGCCCAGGTGCTCGCTCACGGAGGCCGCGTGCTCCCACTCCGTCGTGGGGAAGTACCGGGCGGCGGTGAGCTCGGCGCTGAAGTCCGCTTCAGCGTCTAGCGTCGCCTGAGCGCGCAAGGTCCCCTCTGCCACGCGGGCGCAACAGGGGCCACAACGCAGCAGGGGCCGCTCCGAAGAGCGGCCCCTGCCTATCGCGAGATGCGAAGAAATTACGCGAGCTTGACGCCAGCGCCTGCCTCTTCGAGCTTAGCCTTCGCTTCTTCAGCGGCTTCCTTCTTCGCGCCCTCGAGCACGTTCTTGGGAGCCTCCTCGACGAGAGCCTTCGCCTCGCCAAGGCCCAGGCCGGTGAGCTCGCGCACAACCTTGATGACCTGGATCTTCTTGTCGCCAGCCGACTCGAGGACGACGTCGAACTCGTCCTTCTCCTCGACGGCCTCAGCAGCAGCAGCCGGAGCAGCAGCAACGGCAACCGGAGCAGCAGCGGAAACGTCGAACGTCTCCTCGAATGCCTTCACGAACTCGGAGAGCTCGATGAGGGTGAGGCCCTTGAACTGCTCCAGCAGCTCTTCAGTCGAAAGCTTAGCCATGGTGTATCTCCTTGATGTTTGCCTGAGCACGAGTGTGCTTCAGACGGGGTTGTAATACGTGAAACGGCGTGAGCCGCTTATTACGCGTCCTGCTTCTCCTGCAGTGCGCCGAAGCCGCGTGCGGCCTTGGCGGGCAGGGCGGCGAACAGCTGCGCTGCGCCGACGATCGAAGCCTGCATTGCACCGGCGGCCTTGGCCAGCAGTACCTCGCGGCTCTCGAGATCGGCGAGCTTGCCTACCTCAGCGGCGGTGAGGGGCTTGCCATCGAAGTAGCCCGCCTTCACCACCAAAAGAGGGTGTGCCTTGGCGAAGTCACGCAGAGCCTTTGCGACCGCGACGGTGTCACCGTGCACGAAGGCGAGCGCCGAAGGACCGGCGAGCTCGTCATCGAATGCGGTGATCCCGGCGCCGTTGGCCGCAATCTTGGTCAGCGTGTTCTTCGCCACAGCGTACGTCGCGTTCTCGCGGAGGCTGTTGCGGAGTTCCCGCAGTTCAGCAACCGTAAGACCGCGGTACTCAGTCAGCAGAACGGCGCTCGACTCTTCAAACTTCTGCTGAAGATCGGCGACCGTAGCGTCCTTCGTAGCCATGGCGCTCCCTAGCTTGTTGTACCCGCGCGGCGGATGCCGCTCGAGGGCCGTGCCACTCAGAGCGATTTTCCAATGAAAAAAGCTCCGGCGCGCACGCACGGAGCTTCGAGAAGATGGGGACGAATCCGCCATTCAAGGAGTTCTGCACCTGCGCTGGTCTCTGCTCTCGCAGACGTTCCGGGATTCTCGCGAACCCTACCGGCGGTCTTTGGCCAACAGCTACTGTAGCACAGCTTCGCTTCGGCTCGAAATGCGTCGCAGATGCCAGGCACGCAGCAGCTCCACAAGCACCACTCCCCCGGCCACAATGCTGAGTACGAACAGTCCGAGATCGTGTGACAGCCACGTCACCTGGAAGAAATCGCGCAGGAAAGGAACGATCCAGACCAGTGCGAGTCCGGCATACATGGCGAGCACG
This window harbors:
- a CDS encoding ABC transporter ATP-binding protein; protein product: MAKKDRKPAKTAAVEEFELPDDYQPDNDDWGGQAAKKAKHFWPAAKRLVGLLAPQKWLFALVVLLVVGSVVLTVIAPKILGQAMDVIFNGILGKNLPAGVPIEQVISAARNSGNDAYADMLAGSNAIPGEGIDFGLLGRLILTVLGLYLVASFLMWLQGFLLNKLVMRVVYTLRQDIEAKINRLPLSFFDSRQRGDVLSRVTNDVDNIQQALQQALSQLVQSVLMVIGITAMMFTVSWQLALLALIALPLSGIIAGVVGVRAQKLFVAQWKYTGDLNGHIEESFTGHELVRIFNRDTEMTEEFDRRNEGLFGAAYRAQALSGTIMPAMQFVQYLSYVLIAVAGALRVTAGQMTLGDVTAFIQYSREFAQPIGEMAGMANMLQSGVASAERTFELLDADEQDPDTAIADLPDRTEGHVVFEDVNFSYDPERPLIEGLNLEATPGHTVAIVGPTGAGKTTLVNLVMRFYELDAGRILLDGIDITQLSRAELRGHVGMVLQDAWLFDGTIRENIRYGRLDATDEEVVAAAQATMVDRFVRQLPDGYDTVISENASSLSAGERQLLTIARAFIANPSLLILDEATSSVDTRTEVLVQQAMSALRTDRTSFVIAHRLSTIRDADTILMMESGKIVEQGNHEALLARNGAYAELYRAQFAGEIDEAQVEELLTGTVPVVTGAVPVAGVADAGAEPDPGKRSE
- a CDS encoding ABC transporter ATP-binding protein, coding for MALISLALRHAKRYWLFVVAVFVLQLLSTIAALWLPSLNAQIIDKGITQGDIGFIWRTGGFMLIVSLGQLITAVVAVYFASRTSMGIGRDLRREVYRKVDSLSTLEATKFGAGTLITRGTNDVQQIQMLVLMTLNFMVSAPIMAIGGIIMALREDAGMSWLVWASVALLAVIVSFLVWLLLPLFRTMQDRVDTINGVLREQIMGIRVVRAFVRENFEVDRYEAANRGITDVSVKVGNIFVMMFPVIMMVLHVATAAVLWFGGHRVEAGVVQVGSLTAFLQYLLQILGAVMMGVFMTMMIPRAVVCAERIRELLDTESTLSFPKVETVATPAAGRVEFSGVSFGFPGAEQSVVTNVSFVAEPGKTTAIIGSTGAGKTVLLNLLLRLYDPQQGSITIDGAPVAALTRGQLAEAMSLVPQRPYLFSGTIASNLRFGRSEATDEELWEALRVAQGEDFVRAKELGLEEPVSQGGTSVSGGQRQRLSIARSLVAKPRVYLFDDSFSALDVATDARLRAALPSATHGATTIIVAQRVSTILDADQILVVDAGEIVGRGTHDQLLETSEVYREIVRSQLEEAEAA
- a CDS encoding chitinase, which encodes MSKWFPGRKLSWVRLSILLVIVAALAGGAVFGWGSWRDHQEASERQPWSDGYVDVTATPSFPFESPGTDGPKNVVLAFIVGAPNHACTPTWGGAYGLDEAEATLDLDRRLARLRNLGGSAMVSFGGQANADLALKCTDASDLVSGYRSVVERYELGSIDMDLEGELLANHAAVERQAAAIATVQQRATDGLDVWLTLPVAPDGLTSDGLHAVRSYLNAGVALAGVNAMTMNYNSGGDQSLIDTIRGSLSAMQLQLRAVAQESGMPLGDATAWSRVAATPMIGQNDVRDEVFTLADARALAEFANERGMVRLSMWSLNRDRSCDANWPDPKQMSDSCSGVDQGDERFAALLGSDRTGEIAQIAGAPPEVDPDRSPVVDDPDTSPYPVWNAEAAYPAETKVVWRRNVYEAKWWTQNEQPDEPVESGAQPWRLLGPVLPGEKPVERPSLPAGSYPDWVKATEYRQGDRVLFDGLGYEARWWTQGESPDASLVLPQNSPWRPLTDAEVAAALQGTGAQTSS
- a CDS encoding glycosyltransferase family 2 protein; this translates as MTEDAPQPNVRRRQWGAERRSEPLAIVPSRPSPAAIVWARLAIVITVLSWFLYMLTTIIRMVIEGPQESFVFHLQTWVYGLTVTALTFSAVMYLTARYGALVRFREHRRVERALLDEHFARSDDRVTVLIPSYDEEPDVVRYTLWSAALQEFPDISIVLLIDDRATGLTGDAFERLERTRALGAEISAELERPRAAAQAALDAFLAEAPEHPGPADAKRAADAYAEAAVWLDDFVAAEAITDHMAEFFAEYVLLGLSNDLRLTRLALDAAHEQGGSPDRERLHQLHQRLVWIFSAQLGSFERKQYASLSQEPNKAMNLNSYISLMGGTYRIVRDTGEQILEELGPDEDPATAELVIPDSRYLLTLDADSQLLREYCLRLVYLLEQPENQRVAVTQTPYSSFRGASTRIERMAGATTDLQHIQHQGLTYFNATFWVGANAVIRTEALDDIAVTQTVGGFEITTYVQDRTVIEDTESSIDLGLHGWTLENYPERLSYSATPPDFGSLVVQRRRWANGGLLIMPKFFEMIRARRGTADRVRLTEKMLRSNYMSSLAWASFGLIFLLFFPFDSRLLSPLVVAAALPYFLSMGLDLRASGHRFTDIFRIYGFNLILLPVNLAGVLKSVQQGATGAKIPFARTPKVTGRTAAPAIYVTLPYVIVAFSVFIAVRDSMAGNWGNAAFAAFNAIMATWAILSYIGIRASIADAALGLVGWLYVPIKPKRVAAKSPVDPTATVNWQAILYHGDRRLSRDLARTSDRRRRLSGVRAEARDDTAPVPLPVPAPSGRARRRAARHASGQK
- the rplL gene encoding 50S ribosomal protein L7/L12, whose translation is MAKLSTEELLEQFKGLTLIELSEFVKAFEETFDVSAAAPVAVAAAPAAAAEAVEEKDEFDVVLESAGDKKIQVIKVVRELTGLGLGEAKALVEEAPKNVLEGAKKEAAEEAKAKLEEAGAGVKLA
- the rplJ gene encoding 50S ribosomal protein L10 translates to MATKDATVADLQQKFEESSAVLLTEYRGLTVAELRELRNSLRENATYAVAKNTLTKIAANGAGITAFDDELAGPSALAFVHGDTVAVAKALRDFAKAHPLLVVKAGYFDGKPLTAAEVGKLADLESREVLLAKAAGAMQASIVGAAQLFAALPAKAARGFGALQEKQDA